One genomic window of Coffea eugenioides isolate CCC68of chromosome 1, Ceug_1.0, whole genome shotgun sequence includes the following:
- the LOC113782827 gene encoding uncharacterized protein LOC113782827, with the protein MMMLWGCKCFHWSSVSDLLQPQSESFSLPAPLPDWQQGGGFADGTIKLGVLEVSHVTKFELIWGCNLSGDKKKGFSFYKPVGIPDGFFSLGHYCQSNEKPFRGFVLVAREVFNSELGDPSIDNLHLPALRSPEDYTLVWSSDDASEENFDGCGYFWLPQPYEGYKALGFVVTNKPEKPKLEELKCVRADLTDECEVYNLLVHTASKFSQVPFGVWSTRPRHRGMLGKGVSTGSFFCSSYWSHGEELDIVCLKNLDCSLHAMPNVDQIHALIRHYGPTIFFHPEEVYLPSSVSWFFRNGALLYKRGESSGQAIDASGTNLPAGGSNDGEYWIDLPRDSGRESVRYGNLESAKLYVHMKPAIGGTFTDIAMWVFCPFNGPAILKVGLMNIALSKIGQHVCDWEHFTLRLSNFTGELWSVYFSQHSGGKWVDASDLEFIEGNKAIIYSSKSGHASFPHPGIYIQGSSGFGIGIRNDAARSDSYVDSSKQYEIIAAEYLGDGVIREPVWLQFMRKWGPTIVYDSRTEMDRIIKRLPLMFRYSVETVFTKFPMELSGEEGPTGPKEKNYWIGDERS; encoded by the exons ATGATGATGTTGTGGGGATGCAAGTGTTTCCATTGGAGCAGTGTCAGCGATCTACTTCAGCCCCAGTCGGAATCTTTCTCCCTTCCGGCTCCCCTTCCTGATTGGCAACAAg GTGGTGGATTTGCTGATGGCACGATCAAATTAGGAGTACTGGAAGTTAGCCATGTGACGAAATTTGAGCTAATCTGGGGGTGCAACCTGTCTGGGGATAAGAAAAAGGGGTTTAGTTTTTATAAGCCAGTGGGAATACCAGATGGATTTTTTAGCCTGGGTCACTATTGCCAGTCTAATGAAAAGCCTTTTCGAGGATTTGTTCTTGTAGCCAGGGAAGTTTTCAACTCTGAGCTAGGGGATCCTTCAATAGATAATCTGCATTTGCCAGCTCTGCGGAGCCCTGAGGATTATACGTTAGTTTGGAGTTCAGATGATGCGAGCGAGGAAAATTTTGATGGGTGCGGTTACTTCTGGCTGCCTCAGCCATACGAGGGTTATAAAGCTTTGGGATTTGTGGTAACAAACAAGCCAGAAAAGCCTAAGTTGGAGGAGTTGAAATGCGTTCGTGCAGATCTTACTGATGAATGTGAAGTGTACAACCTGTTGGTGCACACTGCCTCTAAATTTTCACAAGTTCCATTTGGAGTCTGGAGCACAAGACCCCGGCATAGGGGAATGCTTGGTAAAGGAGTCTCAACCGGTTCATTTTTCTGCAGCAGCTACTGGAGCCACGGCGAAGAACTAGATATTGTGTGCTTGAAGAACCTGGATTGCAGCCTACATGCAATGCCAAATGTTGATCAGATACATGCGCTCATTAGGCACTATGGACCTACAATCTTTTTTCATCCTGAAGAGGTCTATTTGCCATCTTCAGTCTCGTGGTTCTTCAGAAATGGAGCTTTGTTGTACAAAAGAGGTGAGTCTAGCGGTCAAGCGATTGATGCCAGCGGAACCAATTTGCCTGCTGGTGGCTCGAATGATGGAGAGTATTGGATAGATTTGCCACGTGATTCCGGAAGGGAGAGTGTCCGGTACGGAAACCTGGAAAGTGCAAAACTCTATGTTCATATGAAGCCAGCCATAGGTGGAACTTTCACTGATATTGCAATGTGGGTTTTTTGTCCCTTCAATGGGCCTGCAATTTTGAAGGTAGGGTTAATGAACATTGCTCTGAGCAAAATCGGTCAGCATGTCTGTGACTGGGAGCACTTTACCCTGCGATTGAGCAACTTCACAGGAGAGCTCTGGAGCGTATACTTCTCCcagcatagtggtggaaaatgGGTTGATGCTTCGGATCTGGAATTTATTGAGGGAAACAAAGCTATCATTTATTCTTCGAAAAGTGGTCATGCTAGCTTTCCTCATCCTGGGATTTACATTCAGGGATCCTCAGGATTTGGGATTGGTATAAGAAATGATGCCGCTCGTAGCGATTCCTATGTGGATTCAAGTAAGCAGTATGAAATTATTGCAGCTGAGTATCTTGGAGATGGAGTTATTCGTGAGCCAGTTTGGTTACAGTTTATGAGAAAATGGGGTCCAACTATTGTCTATGATTCAAGGACTGAGATGGATAGAATCATCAAGCGTTTGCCTTTGATGTTTCGTTATTCAGTTGAAACTGTATTCACGAAGTTTCCCATGGAGTTGTCTGGTGAGGAAGGCCCTACCGGGCCAAAGGAGAAAAATTACTGGATTGGGGATGAAAGAAGTTAG
- the LOC113762503 gene encoding uncharacterized protein LOC113762503, whose translation MLLRSSSTPVLGSLLSSLSETPNNNNQSNCEVPNANPHSYGKICYKHYHAAAGPQNFTKSLCNSSPVSPSISGNIHTGGFRRAQSEGNLEGLVRASSDSDDGLNFSIPTKKFSRRPPHCSILEAIPSFSFQNARNRNEDQDSEEEESLHGENGLVHNSVAKENPYNLKRDRTYASAYKNSAGVGEEMYLARGLGVTDFHFADVGGHISGGSGRGGGGRDYRPVALGGDGGGDSNGLIMEEHYKRMLEENPSNPLCLRNYAQFLHQTKKDPRRAEEYYSRAILADPEDGEVLSNYAKLVWQLYRDKDRAKHYFERAVRAAAQDSHVQAAYASFLWETDEEVEEEDDRSLKTPQPMLALIKEEITA comes from the exons atgttgctGAGGAGTTCTTCCACACCAGTACTCGGTTCATTGCTCTCATCCTTGTCAGAAACTCCCAACAACAATAACCAGTCCAATTGTGAAGTGCCAAACGCCAATCCCCACTCCTATGGCAAGATCTGCTACAAGCATTACCATGCTGCTGCTGGGCCTCAAAATTTTACCAAATCTCTATGCAATTCCTCCCCCGTCTCTCCCTCGATCTCCGGAAACATCCACACTGGCGGATTTCGGAGAGCGCAGTCAGAAGGAAACTTGGAAGGATTGGTCAGGGCCTCGTCCGACAGCGACGATGGATTAAACTTCTCTATCCCAACCAAGAAGTTTTCACGTAGGCCGCCCCACTGCTCCATTTTGGAAGCAATCCCATCTTTCTCGTTTCAAAATGCAAGAAATCGCAATGAAGACCAAGAcagtgaagaagaagaaagtttgCATGGGGAAAATGGTTTGGTTCATAATTCTGTGGCAAAGGAGAATCCTTATAACTTGAAACGAGACAGGACCTATGCAAGCGCATACAAGAACAGTGCTGGAGTTGGAGAGGAGATGTATCTTGCAAGAGGGCTTGGGGTTACTGATTTTCATTTTGCTGATGTTGGAGGACATATTAGTGGAGGCAGTGGACGAGGAGGAGGAGGGCGGGATTACAGGCCGGTAGCCTTAGGTGGGGATGGTGGTGGTGACAGCAATGGCCTTATCATGGAGGAGCATTATAAAAGAATGTTGGAGGAAAATCCTTCCAACCCTTTATGCCTGAGGAATTACGCCCAGTTCTTGCATCAA ACAAAGAAAGATCCTCGACGTGCGGAGGAGTACTACAGCCGAGCTATTTTGGCAGACCCAGAAGATGGTGAAGTTTTATCAAATTATGCTAAACTGGTATGGCAGCTCTACCGGGATAAAGATAGAGCCAAACACTATTTCGAACGAGCAGTCCGAGCTGCAGCGCAGGACAG CCATGTTCAAGCTGCCTATGCTAGTTTTCTATGGGAAACTGATGAGGAAGTTGAAGAGGAGGATGATCGATCGTTGAAAACACCACAGCCAATGCTGGCACTGATCAAAGAGGAGATCACCGCTTAG